A segment of the Geoalkalibacter sp. genome:
TAGCGCCCGACGGCAAAGGGCAGCTCCGCCGACGCCAGGGTGGCAAAGCGGGTGCGGGCCGGTTGCGGGGCTTTTCCGGCGCGAGCGCGCGGGTCGTCGTGACGGTCGTATTCCTCGCGCAGGGGGTGATCGATGAGGCCTTGCGCCGGGGGAACCCCGCGCACCACGGCGAGATAGGTCTTTTCAACCAATCCGCTCAGGAACACCTGCCCAAGGGCGCGGGCGACGACGGCGTCAAGGGCGAAGAGCAGCACGCCCGAGGTGGGTTTGTCGAGGCGATGGACGGGAAACACCATCCGACCGAGTTGGTCACGCACCAGTTGCAGGGCGAAGCGGGTTTCGTGCCGGTCGATCCAGCTGCGGTGCACCAGCAGTCCGGCGGGCTTGTGCACGGCGACAAGGTGCTCGTCTTGGTAGAGGATGGGAAGAGAATCGGACATGGTCAGCCATTCGTGAAAAATAGCTCGAAGACGAGATGTCTATCTGCCAAATTTCTTGCCTGAAGCAAAAGCGTCTGGTTTATCGACGAATTCGGGACAGCAGGTTATGAACATCCTCCACGAACACCTCAGCGTACTTCTCCCCTT
Coding sequences within it:
- a CDS encoding tRNA pseudouridine(65) synthase TruC → MSDSLPILYQDEHLVAVHKPAGLLVHRSWIDRHETRFALQLVRDQLGRMVFPVHRLDKPTSGVLLFALDAVVARALGQVFLSGLVEKTYLAVVRGVPPAQGLIDHPLREEYDRHDDPRARAGKAPQPARTRFATLASAELPFAVGRYSTSRYALVEAWPETGRKHQLRRHFKHLHHPLIGDTKHGEGRHNRFFRDQFDCRRLLLAAVELRLPHPVDGRPLTLTAPLEQNFACLLDPLGWRTAVPERFLP